From a region of the Salvelinus alpinus chromosome 2, SLU_Salpinus.1, whole genome shotgun sequence genome:
- the LOC139545611 gene encoding basement membrane-specific heparan sulfate proteoglycan core protein-like, whose product MDSSTTALFLCSLLWTVCAQAPVVSVEPRSAGVRQGESVSFRCRVVSGSQPVHLEWKRTNNHPLADNVKIGPDGSVLTVANTRNGNQGQYRCVATNSAGRSTMMALLTIKYSPKVRVTPAGPLRVRLGEPVALECHATGRPRPSVTWQRHGTQLVTTKTEDTSTLKVAAVSSEDAGVYVCQAQNTEGVAEVKVEVIVEGGQGAANAPKAPKATVSMAEVTAVEGHTVTMQCQATGSPLPVVSWSKLRAPLPWQHTVEGGVLTLTSVGRQDSGQYICNATNTHGYSQAYTQLEVDSPPYTTSLPDQVRLRPGDTLRLQCLAHGSHPITFRWTRVGRTGMPAGAETIKDGQLLIGQVKLNDSGTYKCVATNHVGSSEALAKVTVKA is encoded by the exons ATGGATTCCTCCACAACAGCACTGTTCCTCTGTTCTCTACTCTGGACAG TATGTGCCCAGGCCCCAGTAGTGTCAGTTGAGCCCAGGTCAGCAGGGGTCCGACAGGGGGAGTCGGTCAGTTTCCGCTGCCGGGTGGTCAGTGGGTCACAGCCCGTCCATTTGGAGTGGAAGAGAACCAACAACCATCCACTGGCAG ATAACGTGAAGATTGGCCCGGATGGTTCCGTGCTCACCGTCGCAAACACCAGGAACGGTAACCAGGGGCAGTACCGTTGCGTGGCAACTAACTCTGCGGGCCGAAGCACAATGATGGCCTTACTGACCATCAAAT ATTCCCCTAAGGTGCGGGTGACCCCGGCAGGGCCCCTGCGAGTCCGGCTTGGTGAACCTGTAGCTCTGGAATGCCACGCCACAGGTAGGCCACGCCCCTCCGTTACCTGGCAACGCCACGGAACACAGCTGGTAACCACAAAGACCGAGGACACCAGTACACTGAAG GTGGCAGCAGTGAGCTCTGAGGACGCTGGAGTGTACGTGTGTCAGGCCCAGAACACTGAGGGGGTCGCCGAGGTCAAGGTGGAGGTCATCGTTGAGGGCGGCCAGGGCGCTGCCAACGCACCCAAGGCACCCAAGGCGACGGTATCCATGGCAGAGGTGACAGCTGTAGAGGGTCACACGGTCACCATGCAGTGTCAGGCCACAG gttctCCCCTTCCTGTTGTCTCCTGGTCTAAACTGCGAGCCCCGTTACCATGGCAGCACACTGTGGAGGGTGGAGTTCTGACTCTGACCAGCGTGGGGCGCCAGGATTCAGGACAGTACATCTGTAACGCCACCAATACACACGGATACAGCCAGGCATACACACAGCTAGAGGTGGACT cCCCTCCCTACACCACCAGTCTACCAGACCAGGTGAGACTCCGCCCCGGTGACACCCTCCGTCTCCAGTGCCTCGCCCACGGCTCTCACCCAATCACATTCCGTTGGACACGGGTGGGCCGGACCGGCATGCCCGCAGGGGCGGAGACCATTAAGGATGGCCAGCTGCTGATTGGCCAGGTGAAGTTGAATGACAGCGGGACCTACAAATGCGTGGCGACCAACCACGTTGGTTCCAGCGAGGCTCTGGCGAAGGTCACAGTGAAAG CCTAA